In one window of Shewanella goraebulensis DNA:
- a CDS encoding NAD(P)(+) transhydrogenase (Re/Si-specific) subunit beta, which yields MTTFIYLAYLVAAVLFILGIKGLTKPRTAVRGNQLSAMGMFIAVVVTLFDQSILSYEWIIAGVLLGGTIGAVMATKIKVTDMPQMVALLNGFGGGASLAIAAASFLDPAAATNTVALISIGATIIIGSVTLSGSFVAFAKLQELISGNPIKVPGNKPLNAILLISAIALAIAIVMDPTNTNLMYALVAVAVVLGVLLVVPIGGADMPVVIALLNSYSGIAAATTGFITGNTVLIVSGSLVGASGIILTQIMCKAMNRSLFNVLFGVMAEGGEKVDADEVYAGKVKSTSPDEIAMMLETAERVVIVPGYGLAMAQAQHAVRELANVLQARGTDVKYAIHPVAGRMPGHMNVLLAEAEVPYDQLIEMDEINPQFEQTDVAIVIGANDVTNPMAREDKGSPIYGMPILNVDKARTVVVIKRSLSPGFAGLPNPLFAMDNTLMLFGDGKKGIVELTQSLKEAE from the coding sequence ATGACAACATTTATTTATTTAGCTTACCTTGTTGCCGCAGTCTTATTTATTCTTGGTATCAAAGGGCTAACCAAACCACGTACAGCAGTTCGTGGTAATCAATTATCGGCAATGGGTATGTTCATTGCAGTAGTCGTCACCTTGTTTGATCAAAGCATTCTTAGTTATGAATGGATCATCGCAGGTGTCCTACTCGGTGGTACTATTGGTGCGGTCATGGCGACTAAAATTAAAGTCACCGATATGCCGCAAATGGTCGCTCTGCTTAATGGTTTTGGTGGCGGTGCCTCACTTGCGATCGCTGCAGCTAGCTTTCTTGATCCTGCCGCTGCAACCAATACTGTTGCGCTAATTTCTATTGGTGCGACCATCATTATTGGTTCAGTGACCTTGTCTGGCTCGTTTGTCGCTTTTGCGAAATTGCAGGAGCTTATTTCAGGTAACCCGATTAAAGTCCCAGGTAATAAACCACTAAATGCCATCTTGCTAATTAGTGCGATCGCACTCGCTATCGCAATTGTAATGGACCCGACCAACACTAACTTAATGTATGCACTAGTAGCTGTTGCTGTCGTATTAGGTGTGTTACTCGTTGTGCCTATTGGCGGCGCTGATATGCCAGTGGTGATTGCATTACTTAACTCATACTCAGGTATTGCTGCTGCGACAACGGGTTTCATCACAGGTAACACAGTGCTGATTGTATCAGGCTCTTTGGTTGGCGCATCAGGTATTATCTTGACGCAAATCATGTGTAAAGCGATGAACCGCTCACTGTTCAATGTCTTGTTCGGTGTGATGGCAGAAGGCGGCGAGAAAGTTGATGCTGACGAAGTTTACGCTGGTAAAGTGAAATCTACATCACCAGATGAAATCGCGATGATGCTTGAAACAGCAGAGCGCGTTGTTATCGTACCTGGTTATGGTTTAGCTATGGCGCAAGCACAACACGCCGTTCGTGAACTGGCTAATGTTTTACAAGCCCGTGGCACCGATGTTAAGTATGCTATTCACCCTGTTGCTGGTCGTATGCCGGGTCACATGAATGTACTACTTGCTGAAGCAGAAGTGCCATATGATCAGTTAATCGAAATGGACGAAATCAATCCACAATTCGAACAAACTGACGTTGCAATTGTGATTGGCGCTAACGATGTCACCAACCCTATGGCCCGTGAAGATAAAGGTAGTCCAATTTATGGCATGCCTATTCTTAACGTTGATAAAGCCAGAACGGTGGTAGTGATTAAGCGTTCATTGAGCCCAGGTTTTGCTGGGTTACCTAACCCACTATTTGCTATGGATAACACACTAATGTTATTCGGCGATGGTAAAAAAGGCATTGTTGAACTGACTCAAAGCTTGAAAGAAGCAGAGTAA
- a CDS encoding NAD(P) transhydrogenase subunit alpha — protein MTLLLLLTLFVVAVFLGVELITKVPPTLHTPLMSGSNAISGISLVGALLSAGSGAGIMVNVLGFIAVVLATINVVGGYMVTNRMLAMFKRK, from the coding sequence ATGACCCTGTTATTATTACTAACACTGTTTGTGGTTGCAGTATTTTTAGGTGTTGAGCTTATTACTAAAGTACCACCTACACTTCATACGCCATTAATGTCTGGATCAAATGCGATTTCAGGTATTTCACTGGTTGGCGCACTACTATCTGCAGGTTCTGGCGCAGGTATCATGGTCAATGTACTTGGCTTTATTGCTGTTGTACTCGCGACCATTAACGTGGTGGGCGGTTACATGGTAACTAATCGCATGCTAGCCATGTTCAAAAGGAAATAG
- a CDS encoding Re/Si-specific NAD(P)(+) transhydrogenase subunit alpha: MKLGLPKESHPGEQRVALIPANVTILMKKQLQVIVESGAGLQAGFTDDDYVKVGATIASSREALLTEADIITVVNCKGDQFDEIQAILKPHQLVIGMMDPLVNPQNAQAIAKTGGSAIALELIPRITRAQSMDVLSSMATISGYKAVLLAAHKAPRLFPMMMTAAGTLKPTRAFIMGVGVAGLQACATAKRLGAVVEAYDIRPAAREQIISVGAKPVELDIEAENTETKGGYATEQSDDFLKRQQQAMANVLAQQDIVITTAAIPGRKAPVLITKEMVDGMKSGTIIVDLAAESGGNCELTQVDKIIMHNGVMILGPSNVPSSAANHASQMYGKNVENLLNLLINKEGELVLDFEDEIVRDTVVAHGNDVSSARLRDLLGLAPLATPEAPSEETA, translated from the coding sequence TTGAAATTAGGTCTACCGAAAGAGAGTCACCCAGGTGAGCAACGCGTTGCGCTAATCCCTGCAAATGTGACCATTTTAATGAAAAAACAGCTACAAGTGATCGTAGAATCAGGCGCTGGACTACAAGCAGGTTTCACCGATGACGATTACGTCAAAGTTGGAGCCACAATAGCTTCTTCAAGAGAAGCTCTACTCACTGAAGCCGATATCATTACAGTAGTGAACTGTAAGGGTGATCAATTCGATGAAATTCAAGCTATTTTGAAACCACATCAATTGGTTATAGGGATGATGGATCCACTAGTTAATCCTCAAAATGCCCAAGCAATCGCCAAAACAGGTGGCAGTGCAATCGCGCTTGAATTAATCCCTCGCATAACTCGTGCTCAGAGCATGGATGTATTGTCTTCAATGGCAACCATTTCTGGCTACAAAGCCGTACTACTTGCAGCCCATAAAGCACCTCGTCTATTCCCAATGATGATGACAGCAGCGGGTACATTAAAACCTACACGCGCATTTATTATGGGTGTGGGTGTAGCAGGGCTTCAAGCTTGTGCCACAGCTAAACGCTTAGGTGCAGTAGTGGAAGCTTATGACATTCGCCCTGCAGCTCGCGAGCAAATCATTTCAGTAGGCGCAAAACCTGTTGAGCTTGATATTGAAGCTGAAAACACTGAGACCAAAGGCGGTTACGCTACTGAGCAAAGTGATGACTTTTTAAAACGTCAGCAACAAGCCATGGCTAACGTACTTGCACAACAAGATATCGTCATTACGACGGCGGCGATCCCTGGTCGTAAAGCCCCTGTGCTTATCACCAAAGAAATGGTTGATGGCATGAAAAGCGGCACCATCATTGTTGATTTAGCCGCTGAAAGTGGCGGTAACTGTGAGTTAACTCAAGTTGATAAAATCATTATGCATAATGGCGTCATGATTTTAGGACCTTCCAATGTACCAAGCTCAGCAGCAAATCATGCTAGCCAAATGTACGGTAAAAATGTTGAGAACTTACTTAACTTGCTTATCAACAAAGAAGGTGAGCTAGTCCTAGATTTTGAAGATGAAATTGTACGCGATACTGTCGTTGCTCATGGCAATGACGTCAGCAGCGCACGTCTTCGTGACTTACTGGGTTTAGCCCCTTTAGCAACACCTGAAGCCCCATCAGAGGAGACAGCCTAA